A genomic stretch from Setaria viridis chromosome 1, Setaria_viridis_v4.0, whole genome shotgun sequence includes:
- the LOC117866476 gene encoding serine carboxypeptidase 3 isoform X2 codes for MATSRLLVFLCFAAAVAVAAAGEDTIHLPRDASFPAAQAERLIRALNLLPKEAGPAGSGDAPSVAPGELLERRVRLPGVPDGIQDLGHHAGYFRLPHTHDARMFYFFFESRGKKEDPVVIWLTGGPGCSSELAVFYENGPFTIANNMSLAWNKFGWDTISNIIFVDQPTGTGFSYSSDDRDTRHDETGVSNDLYDFLQVFFKKHPEFAKNDFYITGESYAGHYIPAFASRVHQGNKANEGIHINLKGFAIGNGLTDPQIQYKAYTDYALEMNLIGKSDYERINRFIPPCELAIKMCGTDGKASCMAAYMVCNNIFNSIMKLVGTKNYYDVRKECEGKLCYDFSNLEKFFGDKAVKEALGVGDIEFVSCSSTVYEAMLTDWMRNLEVGIPALLEDGINVLIYAGEYDLICNWLGNSRWVHSMEWSGQKDFVSSSESSFVVDGAEAGVLKSHGPLSFLKVHDAGHMVPMDQPKASLEMLRRFTEGKLKESVPESMVFKAVM; via the exons ATGGCGACCTCCCGCCTCCTGGTGTTCCtctgcttcgccgccgccgtcgcggtggcggccgccggaGAAGACACCATCCATCTGCCCCGCGACGCCAGCTTCCCGGCGGCGCAGGCCGAGCGGCTCATCCGCGCGCTCAACCTCCTTCCCAAGGAGGCAGGCCCGGCCGGTTCCGGTGATGCACCCAGCGTGGCGCCTGGGGAGCTCCTGGAGCGGCGGGTGAGGCTTCCCGGCGTGCCCGACGGGATCCAGGACCTCGGCCACCACGCCGGTTACTTCCGCCTGCCACACACGCACGACGCCAG GATGTTCTACTTCTTCTTCGAATCGAGGGGAAAGAAGGAGGACCCAGTGGTGATCTGGCTCACGGGAGGGCCTGGTTGCAGCAGTGAGTTGGCCGTCTTCTACGAGAACGGGCCCTTCACCATTGCAAATAACATGTCGCTTGCTTGGAACAAGTTCGGTTGGGACACG ATCTCCAATATCATATTTGTTGATCAACCCACTGGAACTGGCTTTAGCTACAGCTCTGATGATCGTGATACTCGTCATGATGAGACTGGTGTTAGCAATGACCTATATGACTTTCTCCAG GTATTCTTTAAGAAGCACCCGGAATTCGCAAAGAATGACTTTTATATAACTGGAGAATCTTATGCTGGGCACTACATTCCAGCATTTGCAAGCAGAGTTCACCAAGGAAACAAAGCAAACGAGGGCATTCATATAAACTTGAAG GGTTTCGCTATCGGTAATGGTCTCACAGATCCACAAATCCAATACAAAGCCTACACAGATTATGCATTGGAAATGAACCTTATCGGAAAATCGGACTATGAAAGGATCAACAGGTTCATCCCACCATGTGAACTTGCAATTAAGATGTGTG GTaccgatgggaaagcatcatgCATGGCAGCTTACATGGTCTGCAATAATATTTTCAACTCCATCATGAAGCTTGTTGGGACAAAGAAT TACTATGACGTTAGGAAGGAATGTGAAGGGAAACTTTGCTATGACTTCTCAAACTTGGAGAAGTTCTTTGGTGACAAAGCGGTCAAAGAGGCCCTTGGAGTTGGTGACATTGAATTCGTCTCTTGCAGTAGTACAGTTTATGAAGCTATGCTCACAGACTGGATGAGGAATTTGGAAGTTGGCATCCCAGCTCTACTAGAGGATGGGATCAATGTCCTTATATATGCTGGGGAGTATGACCTTATATGCAATTGGCTCG GGAACTCGAGGTGGGTTCACTCGATGGAATGGTCTGGTCAGAAAGACTTTGTATCCTCTAGTGAGTCATCATTTGTAGTAGATGGTGCTGAAGCTGGAGTTTTGAAGAGCCACGGACCACTCAGCTTCCTCAAG GTTCACGATGCTGGCCACATGGTTCCAATGGACCAGCCTAAAGCTTCCCTGGAAATGCTGAGGAGATTTACCGAAGGAAAACTGAAGGAATCGGTTCCCGAATCAATGGTTTTTAAGGCTGTGATGTGA
- the LOC117866476 gene encoding serine carboxypeptidase 3 isoform X1, whose translation MATSRLLVFLCFAAAVAVAAAGEDTIHLPRDASFPAAQAERLIRALNLLPKEAGPAGSGDAPSVAPGELLERRVRLPGVPDGIQDLGHHAGYFRLPHTHDARMFYFFFESRGKKEDPVVIWLTGGPGCSSELAVFYENGPFTIANNMSLAWNKFGWDTISNIIFVDQPTGTGFSYSSDDRDTRHDETGVSNDLYDFLQVFFKKHPEFAKNDFYITGESYAGHYIPAFASRVHQGNKANEGIHINLKGFAIGNGLTDPQIQYKAYTDYALEMNLIGKSDYERINRFIPPCELAIKMCANDSGTDGKASCMAAYMVCNNIFNSIMKLVGTKNYYDVRKECEGKLCYDFSNLEKFFGDKAVKEALGVGDIEFVSCSSTVYEAMLTDWMRNLEVGIPALLEDGINVLIYAGEYDLICNWLGNSRWVHSMEWSGQKDFVSSSESSFVVDGAEAGVLKSHGPLSFLKVHDAGHMVPMDQPKASLEMLRRFTEGKLKESVPESMVFKAVM comes from the exons ATGGCGACCTCCCGCCTCCTGGTGTTCCtctgcttcgccgccgccgtcgcggtggcggccgccggaGAAGACACCATCCATCTGCCCCGCGACGCCAGCTTCCCGGCGGCGCAGGCCGAGCGGCTCATCCGCGCGCTCAACCTCCTTCCCAAGGAGGCAGGCCCGGCCGGTTCCGGTGATGCACCCAGCGTGGCGCCTGGGGAGCTCCTGGAGCGGCGGGTGAGGCTTCCCGGCGTGCCCGACGGGATCCAGGACCTCGGCCACCACGCCGGTTACTTCCGCCTGCCACACACGCACGACGCCAG GATGTTCTACTTCTTCTTCGAATCGAGGGGAAAGAAGGAGGACCCAGTGGTGATCTGGCTCACGGGAGGGCCTGGTTGCAGCAGTGAGTTGGCCGTCTTCTACGAGAACGGGCCCTTCACCATTGCAAATAACATGTCGCTTGCTTGGAACAAGTTCGGTTGGGACACG ATCTCCAATATCATATTTGTTGATCAACCCACTGGAACTGGCTTTAGCTACAGCTCTGATGATCGTGATACTCGTCATGATGAGACTGGTGTTAGCAATGACCTATATGACTTTCTCCAG GTATTCTTTAAGAAGCACCCGGAATTCGCAAAGAATGACTTTTATATAACTGGAGAATCTTATGCTGGGCACTACATTCCAGCATTTGCAAGCAGAGTTCACCAAGGAAACAAAGCAAACGAGGGCATTCATATAAACTTGAAG GGTTTCGCTATCGGTAATGGTCTCACAGATCCACAAATCCAATACAAAGCCTACACAGATTATGCATTGGAAATGAACCTTATCGGAAAATCGGACTATGAAAGGATCAACAGGTTCATCCCACCATGTGAACTTGCAATTAAGATGTGTG CTAATGATTCAGGTaccgatgggaaagcatcatgCATGGCAGCTTACATGGTCTGCAATAATATTTTCAACTCCATCATGAAGCTTGTTGGGACAAAGAAT TACTATGACGTTAGGAAGGAATGTGAAGGGAAACTTTGCTATGACTTCTCAAACTTGGAGAAGTTCTTTGGTGACAAAGCGGTCAAAGAGGCCCTTGGAGTTGGTGACATTGAATTCGTCTCTTGCAGTAGTACAGTTTATGAAGCTATGCTCACAGACTGGATGAGGAATTTGGAAGTTGGCATCCCAGCTCTACTAGAGGATGGGATCAATGTCCTTATATATGCTGGGGAGTATGACCTTATATGCAATTGGCTCG GGAACTCGAGGTGGGTTCACTCGATGGAATGGTCTGGTCAGAAAGACTTTGTATCCTCTAGTGAGTCATCATTTGTAGTAGATGGTGCTGAAGCTGGAGTTTTGAAGAGCCACGGACCACTCAGCTTCCTCAAG GTTCACGATGCTGGCCACATGGTTCCAATGGACCAGCCTAAAGCTTCCCTGGAAATGCTGAGGAGATTTACCGAAGGAAAACTGAAGGAATCGGTTCCCGAATCAATGGTTTTTAAGGCTGTGATGTGA